The sequence gattttattatttcaaaggTTAAGagaatttccaaaaaaaaaataaaaaatgtagtcCAGGTACTTGATaaactgaaagaaaaaaattcagcGTGCCAACATACACTTGGTCAGGAACAGATATAAACTTAAAAGACAAAATGGACGTTCTTCATCATTTAATTAATCCGAccgtttttttttttcaaaaattttagaagtAGAGGATTACTTATTGAGGATTATCTAGACCACCATGTCACTGGCCGGATAAGATCCTGGTGGTTCCAGATTTAGGCAGAGTCATTCCATACAACCTGAATAAATAAACGCTTTCCAAGATgcgaagaaagaaaaaaatagtgactTAACAGATTGAACACTTAAGCTTATTACTGAATAGAGAACACACAGACTCCACCTAATTAAGACAGGAGATTACGAGACAGAATTTGGAATACAGTAAAGCATTCAGAAACGTGAGCCAGGAACGGTTCTACATACCTCTTAAAACATTGAAAGAACTTTAGATCTCAAGGAGGAACTAAGCTTGGTCCCTTGAGCCAATTCTATGGAGCTTATTAGAAGTTGAGTTTGAGAGGTGATTAGGATTGTTGTGCAATGATATTACATTCTGAAATTGGTGGATGCAGCAGTGGTTTAATTCAGGAAAGTAAACAGACAACTTAAAGAGGCAGAATTTGCTGGAAAGTACAAGTAACATGTTTGCCAACTAATAGATTCCTGGAACCAATGAATAAAAAGAGTTTTTAATAAATTGGGATAATGTTAAAACAAAGAGATTAAATTGTCCTTGAAGGATCTCACAAGGAAAAGGTTGTGAGATGTCACATTAAAGGtccaaattgcccttaaaaacGAGAAAACAGAACCTGAAAATTAGGTGCGTGCGAGTTACGCATGCTAATCGCGCACAGCTACtgcctctctcacgaaaatggctgtaactttttgtttgggtattggattttggagaaattgatatcgttggaaagctacttcgaatacctttcatttgatatatagtaggccctctaattctatatatacaaggagttatggttgatggaaatTGACCAAGTTTAAACGTCCATTGAAACTTAATGCTAGAAATGTTTtaaactcgtcttagagttatgGGATTTTTGTGACTTCAATTCATATTCATAGGTATTCCccactataggattgataaccacacatatattaacgaGGAATTGTCTAGTTCGGGTCCATACGCGTAGGGACGACGGTCTAGATTCTAGTccgaaagtacggggtgttacactatgcATATTGATCGGGCTGTGAGAGATGCTACGACCGGTACTTCTGATGAAGGGAAGAACGAGAGTATTATGAGATTATCGTGGGCGCTTGTTCATTCTAAACAACCTCAAGATGTGCAACGAGGGATCGCTATGCTTCAGGGTGAAAATCAGTCagatttatttctatatttatgctGCACATTGTCTCTTAACTATCTATGTTTCTACGCTCGTGAATTCTGCTACTACCATTGACTATCTATTTTCATCGCTTAACTCCATGTCGATGTTCATCGACATATAGTCATAATGATCTTAGCCACTTATAACGGCATCAAATTCTCTTGCGTTTGAGTGCATGATGTTGGTTGAGAAAGTTTCTGAACTCTCGAAGAATGTATCATCTCTCGTCACAGTCTTCTATTGTTTCTCTCGTAGAGTAACAGGATTTGACAATTACACTTCTCTCCGAATAAATAGTTGTAGGCAGTGGCGGAGCCAACATCTCAACTAAGGGGTTTCAAAATCGAAAAATGTGAACAAAAGAAcaagtcgaagggggttcagcgtctactatatatacataaaaaataattttaagcttatataaatagtataatttttttttgccgaagggggttcggatgaaccctcACTTACAGCTAGCTCCGCTACTGGTTGTAGGAGGTAAAGTTTGTAGAATCAAGAACATGTAACCTATTATAACGACCATGTTACTCTTGAATCGTTGCAATCACTGGTTCCTGGAGCTGTTACTTTCAACTCTTTTGGTcgtttaaaatctttttttgttttccGTTCTTCATGTTTGATTGTTTTATTGAATGTTTATGTGTCTAACGTAACAACTTATTTGAGGGTTCAATTGTTAAAATCATACTCTTTTTTTGCTTCTTTTCGGGTTTTTTGTTTCTAGCTTCACTTGCCAACTCAAGTAGTCCACTACAGCAGCGAGAAAAGCTTTATCTTTTAGCTGTTGGATTTTACAGAAGCAGGGAATATTCAAGGAGCAGGGAGCTTACGGATCAATGTCTGGAGGTAACGCTTATTGTGAATTCGCTACTCAGATATCTAGCTCTCGAAATCAACTTGTTATTTATCGATCATTTGAGAATGCAATCGGAATTTAACCACCCCATTtagttttcataaaaaaaaatttctttcctttAGATTGCACCGGATTGGAGACAGGCTTTGTCGCTTAAGAAGGCTATCGAAAATAGAATCACTAAGGGTAATGACCTGAAACTTCTTTCCTTGCTTGCTCGATTTTGTATACCAACGTATGAAATTGTATACATTTGTGTCTATGCAATGCAGATGGTGTCATTGGTATAGGAATCACTCTGATTACTATAGGATTCATTGCTGGTGGGATTGTGGCATCGTTGGTCCGAAGAAAATGATCTTTGCACTGCTCTATTGCGCTTTACCAAAAAAATCATCTGATGTTATTAACTACTCGTTACAATGCCACAAAAACCCGAGTTTCTGTTGACCAAAAAGGAAGATGAACGAACCATATTTGTTCGTTTCTTTTCCATTTCCCTGTGTTTTTCGTGTTCTTTTCGGCTCTTTTAAGGAGCTAGTGAATGTTATATAGAATAATGACAGTGCAAATAGCCTGAAATTCTTgtgatttaaagttcatgtaCATTTTGCTTCGATATTTATTAATAACTGTGTGAAAagagaaggggagccttggagtaactggtaaagttgctgccatgtgatgggaaggtcacgggttcaagccggGGAAACTACCTTGTgatggggcccttccccggatcCTATgcatagcggaagctttagtgcactaGGCTGCCCTTTAACTGTGCGTGGAAAGCGCAGGTAAACACTATTAACCTAGTAAAATCGATCAAAATATATCTATGACTAGGATGAAGCTTCGGTGAGACTAAGTGGAGGTCTAAACCGAATAATGTTGAAGAATCAACGGATGAGTATTGTTAGGCGTGAAATGCCACTCGAACCCAGAGCTAGTTGGTTCTCCCCGAACTACGCTGAGGCGTACCATTTAACTATATATCTAGGCGAAAGCACAACTCTTCAAATACAATCAACTGCTACCTACAAACTATTCAAATAAGGAATAAATTTGAGTTCAAATTTACATTAACAACAAATTCATGAAAGGGTCAAACTATGCATGTTTGGCATATTCGAATAAGAAAAAACTCTGAGAGATTGCTTCGAAATAAGATTCTTGCTGCTGGCAGGACGGTTAGTATTAAAAAAAAAGGCAGCCTGGTGTACTAAAGCTCCCCGCTATGcacagggtccggggaagggcccacCACAGGACGGCTAGTATATTGTAAAAAATGATGAACTATATGCCAAAGCCAGAAGCATAAAACAAAATATTTCTTCCTATGAATGCCAATCAATTTATATTATTGTCATTTCAAGTGACTTTTAACTGCTTAAATAATAATGAACATATTCTCAAATGGTTCcaaatacaaataaacaaaagGGAGGCACAATAGCATCTTTTGCACCAGACTAAGTACAGAAATGTTTCAACACCCGTACCGGATCCttaaaaaatgcactactttgGAGGGTCTGACTCACCAGCGGCatcatttttgaagagttcgagcaacatagctaCATAGTCTTGACAATCAATGAGTGTATATTACTAGCCAAGCTTACTCTTTGCACTTGTCAATCagtaccctattcttcaggtatCGTCTTTCTCTCATCACGTGACTCGTCCTCTCTCCCCCTTCCGTCATAAGGAGTGGCTCGACTCTaggaaaaaaaattcacaagtttttTCCACTGGTAGTTGAAACTTTATCATGGCTGATCATAATGATCAAAACCTTGCTCCTAGTGAGCTTCTTTTAGCTAAAACACAATCATGGAACCAGCTCTATTTCTTCATAGAACATGTAACATTGAAATGTGCACTTCAATTAGGCATACCTAATGCCATAACCAAACATGGCAAACCAATGACACTATCAAAACTCATGTCTTCCCTCTCTATTAGCCCTTCAAAATATCCCTATTTTCTCCGCCTTACACGAATATTAGTTCGTTATGGCTTGTTGATTCTACAAAAACATGAAGACACCAACGTTGACAATGGTGATGATGGTAAAGGGTGTTATTCGCTTGCACCAGCTGACCGATATATCATGAAGGACGGGCCTTGGAACTCGATGGAAGATCAAGATTCATTTTTCTTTAAAGCATGGAACTGTTTAGGTGATTGGTTCAGGAATGAGGAGATTTATTCTGGAGTAAACTTTCGAGAGATACGATTAGTGGTAACTGGTTTCATGTGAACATGGCTAGAGATTCACGATCATTCATGAACGTATTGATTGGTAACGTGTTTAAGGATGTTTTCAAAGGATTGACGTCTTTAGTGGATGTTGGAGGAGGGACTGGTACTGTTGCAATGACCATAACCAAAAAATTCCCTGACATGAAATGTATTGTTCTTGATCTTCCCCCCATTGTGGCTAACTTGCACGGAAGTGAAAATTTGGAGTTTGTAGCTGGCGATATGTTTCAGAAAATTCCCCCTGCTAATGCAGTCTTACTCAAGGTAAATCATTCGACTTTTCCCTAAAAAATCCACTGTTTCTTCAACTTTTATATGATCGATGTGTAGAAATTTTTATCTGTATTGACATAATATTGGAATGAGATGAGTTCAAATGGAGTAGCATGGTCCGGCTGACTCTGTTAGGCAAGAGGACTGCCCCTACATATTGACTGGCCTGTTGATAGGCCATACATAGGCCGTTTCCTATAAGGGCTTTATCGCTCATAATGGGCGACAGTATTTTGGCATACATTGTTCTTAATTTAAAGATGATTCATATAGCATATATATAAATTCTTGAATCTTTTCAACGTAAAGAAATTCTAATGTAGTCGCAAAGGTAGTGAAAAACTTGCTTTAGGTAGCAAATTTGAGTTTCATTGTTATGAAGGTTTGCCTATAGCAGAGTTAGAGTGGCGGAAGGAGGTTCATTTGAACCCCTTTCACAGAAAAATTGTCTATACATAAggtcaaatatattttttatatatatataatagatgttgaatctCTTAATGAAAATCCAGCCTATGCGACTGCCTATAGTAAGGCAAGAAAGTATTGGTATTAACTATTAGTTTCTTTTATAACAATAACCtacccaatgtaatcccacaagtgaggttcGGGGATGATAGAGTGTACTTACCCCTACCTCGTAAagataaagaggttgtttccaattgACCCTCGGCTCAAATAAAGCATAGCAATGCAGTTTGAAAAAGAGAATACGGAAATGAAAGcagtaacaacaaaaaaataggcGAACAAGAAACTATGAGAATGCTAGTTTCTCTTatcttttcctcattttttttttcatcttgtctcttctCTAATTAAATTTGTACATGTTAATTTTACAGTCAATTTTGCATGATTGGAATGATGAAGAATGTGTGAAAATTTTGAAGAATTGCAAGGATGCAATAACAGGAAGTggaaaagttataattatagatatGGTGATGGAAAATCCAGAGTTGGATGATGTATCTTTTCAAGCACAACTCTTCATAGACATGTTGATGATGGTTTTCTTGGGTAGCAAAGAGAGGAACAAAAAAGAATGGGAAAAGCTTTTCTTTGATGCTGGTTTTACTAGTTACAAAATTATTTTGACTCTTGGTTTGAGGTCTGTCATTGAGGTCTATCCTTAGAGCTATTGGTGTCCGGTATCCATATTGAGGATCGAATAGAATTCGATTCTTGCTAAAACACTCCCCCTTGGGGGTAAGTTGTTGCAATAcgaaatattttaatattatcatcCGTTATATTTTGAGTCATTTGTCTTTTTCTCCTTGGTAGGGAGGGGGCTTAACTTCACCTCTCTTAACGAGCCTATAAGGCGCGCATTGAGGTTAGTTAGGCCAGTGAGTTGCGAATACCAGATAGTTTAGGAAAAgtactattttttgtttctaaATCTACCTTTACCTTTTCAATTAATGGAGTATTTATTGAGACATTTAAGGAGAAACAAGGTATTGTTTAGATTGATTGACACAAAAGCTTAGTATTAAGCATAAAGAACTTAGTGTGATCTCTAAGGAACTAAGTTGAGACTACTTTAatgctatgttgctcggactctttaaAATTGTTGACGAGTGCATCTGATCCTCTAAAAGTAGTGCAGTTCTAGAGGATCTGACACAGGTGCGACAACATTTTTAAAGATTCTGAGCAACATAGCTTTAATGTATGATAGTTAGAGTGAAAACAATGGTAGGTATCCTAgctcttttatatttttactctcTGTAAAGTTTTCTCTGATATCAAGTCTTGTATATTCCTTCATCTGCAATTCTTTTCTTCCTGTTCTATACTTGGAATTAAAAACACACATGATGCTTCAGCGTACGAAATGAAGAACTTGCTTCGCTTAAAGTTCAGTTAGACAGCGAGATTGTTTTTCGATTAGTTAGAAAGAATACTGTCAATTTGGTCTATAATAATCGTTGTAATCTCGAGTACACCAGTCATCAGGAATACTAGTGTAGTCATTCATGTGCTTCGAAGTAGTATAGTTATACACAAATATAacagaaacaaaacaaaacaaaatagtaCTAGTTTGTATACATAAACAAGAGTATAAAGATCAATCAGTATCATAGTAACAAAGTACGTAAAAAAGAAAAACGATGAATTCAACAAACATGACATTCAGGAATACCTATcatggaaaaaaaaaagtagtttgTGTTCAATCCTACATTAGTTGTTGCCTTTTTGATGAGTCGCATAATAGGTCTGGACGCCGGCGAGTAATGTATCAGAAACTTGCAAACAAATGACAAAAAGAGCTGCAATAAACGCGACAACAGTCCATGGGGTATTAAAATGAGTGTTTTTCCACTCAGCAATCCAAATCTTGCCTTTGTTGTTGTAATGATTCTCAATTTTGGCTTTCACATCAACATAGGCATGTGGATTAGGCACCAAATCCCTTGCTATCTCATTGAAGAGATCGGCCACTTCTTGATCACTTCCAAGAAAGTTCAGAAGTATACCTTTTGATCTCAGCTCCTTCACATCTTCTGGTTGATCGACAAGAGAATCCATGAAGCTAAGATAAGATGTAATTGCAAAGTCATCTGGTGTATCAGGACATGCTTCATATGCGACCAAGTTTAAAAACTCCGACTTGGTAGAATCATCTATGGTTATAGGTGGAAGTGTTAATTGACCTGAACAATGAAATGAAGTGAACTTAACATCTGAAAGACGACGACTCTTTCCAGGCCTGAAATGGATTCCTGCTCTCCGCAGCTCCATGGCTGAACGATATGAGCACCACTCACCTGTTAGATAACATCCACCTTCAGAGAAAGCCTTCGGGTCTATGCGGTATGTTTTTAATAGCTCGAGGAGATGAGCAGGAAGCCGAATTTTCATGCTTTCTTGTTTGGTATCGGAAGACTCTTCTCCTCCACAAATCTTGTGAAAAAAGTTCATGACTTTATGAGTACATGTGCATCTTTCAGGATGGGGACTTCCCCCAAATACCTCAAGAAAGAATTCCTTGATAATTTGAATGAATCCGTGAGGTGGAGTTTGTTTTATATGTGCACTCGAGATGAACTTTTTTATCATCCCCATTCCATCATTATTCTTGAACTTACAGCTCATTAGCACCTGCAAGACTTCAAATGGTAACTGATTCTCAAGTAAGAAAAGATCACGACGAATGAAAGCTATATCATGGCTCTTCATTTTGAGCTCCTTATAATTGCCGGTGACAATGCAGTGAAAGTATTGGAGGATGAAGCATCCATCCAGGAGCATCATCTGTGCAAACTCCTCGTGGCTGTACTTTTTGATCACTTCATCATCATAACACTCCCTGACATTCGGCATAATGTTCTTGACCTTTTTGTAAAGCACATCAATGGACACTGAAGTTGTCGGAAGCCATTTTAAGACCCCTTCAGGTCTTTCTTTAGTACTATCTTGATCAGCAAACTGAATCGCCAGTAACTCCTTGCGCTTCTCCATAAGTTGAAGTTTTGGTTTGCCATGGTGAAATGGACCGATGGAAACCACAAGGGGCTCATAGCACCTTATGTTTGCTTCAATCTCGCGATGCATTTTTGGCACCTTTTGAATTTTTGGCTTCTGCAATGAGCCAATGTCCCCTCTTCTCTTCTCCAATGTATGTAGCCACTGTCTCTCATTTTCACTGATTTCTTGAGAATTCGAGATTGAATCTTGATGAATTGTGATGCGACATTCATCAGCAAATATTTCATTAATGCCAATACTCCTACCTTCTTCATTAGTAACCATTGTTCTTTTAGCAGATTGTTTGTCCATCTTTTGTGAAAAATCTTGATAGTAACTGAAATTTCTTGAGAATGTTTGTGTGTTTTAACTGAAACATTGGACTAGTATATTTAAGTTACTTTCACTTTGGGCCAAGTGATTTTTCTTCATTGTCAAGTTAAGTATTGTGTACATATTCCTAGTTAGTTTAATTCTTTACCTGCCTGGttagtttaattctttattgTCAAGTTAAGTATTGTGTACATATTCCTAGTTAGTTTAATTCTTTACCTGCCTGGTAAGAAACTTTATGTCTAGTGCTATTGTATTTTCTACTTTCGTATCTTTCGAACCATAAAAATAGTCACTCTACCTTAGCTCTGAGGTAGTAGTACGGTGTTGtaaaccaaacgggagagcccaacctgaaagactagtctaataggtgagagaacccatttggcttataatcctcttagcatttctctatttttccaatgtgggacaattgggttcataacaatcgcctccgcttgagaaccaacgacctcaTTGGTCACAACTGGCACCCCTcttaggtccaggccaccactccgagttGTGGATCCATGCATGGATCGATCTTCGTTGGTCACGGCTATGCCCAGTTGGTCACGactggcacccctcttgggtccaggccaccactactGGCACACAGGCCACCACTACGAGTCACGTCCCAACGCGCGGCTCCCCACACATGGATCGATACTCGTTAGTCACAactggcacccctcttgggtccaggccaccactcttAGTGCGCAGGCCCCAAGTCACGGCCCAACGCATGAGACTCTTAATGAaagcaccaatgttataaaccaaacgggagagcccaacccaaaagactagtctaataggtgggagaacccatttggcttataatcccttagcatttctctatttttccaatgtgggaaAATTGGTTCATAACATACGGACAACGTAAACTCTACTTtccccagatcccactatgtATTGAATGGCGTTGCTTTACAAATTTCATCGTTTGATGGTCGTGAACACCACTTTACGAAGttcaaggtatatatatatatatatatatctttttttgaaGTCAAGAGGGTTAGATGACACTCTTTCGTCCATGTAGGTCCGTCTTTAACCGTCTCGTACTTTCAAGGTGTTCCATCTTTAGCtaaatttgtatcatttggttggATCCTCGTTTGCACTTTGAACCATGACTTGCAAAATGGCACCATAGGCCCGTCTAAACCACCCAGATCCTCTCAATAGTCTGTCGGGGGCCGCCGGGGGATTATCAACTAAAATCAGGCTCAGGCCCGGGGCCTACTCTCGAACCGTGGGCTAACGCTCACCAAAACTTACAAAAAATGATCCGTTTgtatcgttttgcctgtttgacttGCAAAATGGCACCCCCGGCCTCACCGAACCTCCCAAATCCCCTCAACAGCCCGTTTGGGGCCGCCAGGTGATTTTCGCCCAAAAGccgaacctgggcccaccccttgAACCGTGGGCTAACACATCAAAACTCGCAAAAATGGTTCGTGAGCACCATTTCACACGTTTGACTTGCAAAATGGCACTACCGGCCTCGTCAAACCACCCAGATCCCCTCTTTCaaagataatatagtaaaattactctTATTATTTAGTCTttactgtcacacccctttttcgctcgaagGGATCCAAGGTCAaaggtttttccaattaaagtgacgatattgaatagggattattttagtTTCAGAGTCGctacttggaattgagttatggtgttccaagtcaccttattgaatctctaatcaaaaggaaatgactcttattatggtctgcgaaaacagaagaccgggtaaggaattctgttgaccgaggggaaggtgtgaggcacccctcgagtcccatagttctagcacggtcgctttattgacttatcttgacttaaattaaattattttataaattgtgtgAAGGCTTAAGAATGCTCATTTTAATATACTAAATTTATTTAAGactcttgtattttttttaaaaaatgattaaagtAATTTTTAGAAAAGTATTTATCAAGTTGTATTATTACATACTAGAATTTTAAGTGTCTAAGAAAGATGCGTacaccgcattcttaattgagacgattTTGTTTTTAAATGCTTGAAATTTTCTAGCAATAAACTAATCTAGTAAAACAATTATTAATCtttgttaatgataatgaaataacaataaaataaaataaaataaaaataaagtggataataataaatataataataaaataaaattaaatacatacgAAATTAGTCATATaacatttaattttattatgattcctcatattatatttatctaaaaaaataaaataaaataaaaaatcagttaATTAATACTTAAGAGATAAAGCAAAGATTCCTTTTTCTGCTAAACATGCATAATGGACTTAATTTCCTCCTAACCAATTTCAACCAAATAATAcagtataactttttttttttaatttattagtaaatcaaatataaaatatcataaaattacaACTTTAACTATTGATagagaaagattatttaatttaacgaaataattcttaaaatttattaatgataatgaataattataatgataaacataacaaataataaaatattcacaactacttatatattattttgatttttattataatcctaaaaattattcttttaaaaataaattatttaattaaaaatcaattaaaaattcattccaaaaaaattgaaataaagaaaaacagaAAACGTATTATATAGGAAATTCCAAGGaccattaaataattaaatcaaaagaTAAGTCAACCTTTCTTTtacagataaaataataataaaaaaaatcaacagaATATTCTATGAATTATACAAAAGAGCATTTGTATGGTTATGATGTTCGACTAAGCCTGCACGCCGGTGATTAACTCCGGCGAGGCGCTACAGATCTGGTAGGGGAGTGACGGCGCGACTGGAAAGGGAACAAGGGGGTGTCCATGGACGCGCCAGTTGGTAGTGGTCCGGCAAAGTGGAGCGGCGCGGCGCGGGTGGCCTCACTGGCCGTTTGGTTGCTGTTTTTTTTAACGGTTTTCGAGGGAGTTTTGGTGGTTGTTTGGCCGAATTTTAGATGGGTTTCCGGCGAGAAAAAGGAAGTCCGTGCACGATTGATGATTAGTTTCTGGCGATAAGCCGCCAAAAAAAACAAATTTCTGAACtgcttttctcctttattttcaaattttttattattgatttttccGTCGTTCGTTATACTGTGTGTGATATGTGCAGTATACAAATTGATAAATTACATGTAAGTATACAGTGTGTGTAAAATCGAATTCTGTGAATACATGTGTGTGTGCTGTGAATATATCCGTTAAAACATGTCCAAGTCCGTTATAcatgatttcaaatatttatataatcaGATATATACTATAActtataatcatattaatatcaataatcaaacttTTGCATATCAGATGATACATGAAGTCATTgaacaataatttataaaataacaatacaaaaacagaTAAAAACCTATTTGATGAATTCAAACGATTGTAAGTACAAAATATTGCCACCGGAAACTCAACGAAAACTGATTTCCACTTCAACTTTTCTCTTTTTGGACTGATGATTTGCTCTCTGTtaattttctctctattttttttatctgaTCCTCTGATAGTGAATGTCAAAGtacattttcttttcttaaaggGGGGAAAATCCTTTTATAATGGGACTCTTAGGAGGGaacaattattattttatggGGGAGTATTTATTTTTTAGGCAGATAGAGATaggattcaaaatttaaactaattaattaataatttttatttaaaaaagtagaagataataataataataataaataaagataataaataataataataataaatataaatataactaatttttatatctaacaaaacataatgaaaatttataaataaccaaaataaatataataagatcatatttaaactactaatttatttattaaaatttaaaaacaaatatatatatttttttgatttttttttgtaaatatctcaaaattaactttatttaattttaaactaagaatttattaaaaataaaaataagaataaaaataatatatgatcacgtatataaatataaaatatttaatatcgataaacaagttaaaatttagggaggaccaaaaatcacgtgtctacatttttcccccctctttgtgtgaaatatcgaagagttttcatacaaagaagtagacaggaTATGAATGATTTTTGAATCTCCAATTATTTGGAAagtaaagataaaaattaaaataaaaataaaagaaaaatgtttgACCGAGTCCTATTTTCGGACGTCCTACCTATCCCAGGTTATAAGGGAACCAGGTCACGAGTAGTTCAAAGGTAATTTGGTGAGAGAAAAAGTTAGAGTCGAGTGAGATTCCGTCGAATTTCCAGTTGACAACTTCTGCCTTTACATTCAACTgactaataaaaaaaatgaaaaattacaaataaaaattgcaatttctagaatcttgatttgaattttcatcacttgaagttgaa comes from Capsicum annuum cultivar UCD-10X-F1 chromosome 2, UCD10Xv1.1, whole genome shotgun sequence and encodes:
- the LOC107861465 gene encoding UPF0481 protein At3g47200-like, with amino-acid sequence MDKQSAKRTMVTNEEGRSIGINEIFADECRITIHQDSISNSQEISENERQWLHTLEKRRGDIGSLQKPKIQKVPKMHREIEANIRCYEPLVVSIGPFHHGKPKLQLMEKRKELLAIQFADQDSTKERPEGVLKWLPTTSVSIDVLYKKVKNIMPNVRECYDDEVIKKYSHEEFAQMMLLDGCFILQYFHCIVTGNYKELKMKSHDIAFIRRDLFLLENQLPFEVLQVLMSCKFKNNDGMGMIKKFISSAHIKQTPPHGFIQIIKEFFLEVFGGSPHPERCTCTHKVMNFFHKICGGEESSDTKQESMKIRLPAHLLELLKTYRIDPKAFSEGGCYLTGEWCSYRSAMELRRAGIHFRPGKSRRLSDVKFTSFHCSGQLTLPPITIDDSTKSEFLNLVAYEACPDTPDDFAITSYLSFMDSLVDQPEDVKELRSKGILLNFLGSDQEVADLFNEIARDLVPNPHAYVDVKAKIENHYNNKGKIWIAEWKNTHFNTPWTVVAFIAALFVICLQVSDTLLAGVQTYYATHQKGNN
- the LOC107858382 gene encoding mitochondrial fission 1 protein A-like; protein product: MHIDRAVRDATTGTSDEGKNESIMRLSWALVHSKQPQDVQRGIAMLQASLANSSSPLQQREKLYLLAVGFYRSREYSRSRELTDQCLEIAPDWRQALSLKKAIENRITKDGVIGIGITLITIGFIAGGIVASLVRRK